In Lathyrus oleraceus cultivar Zhongwan6 chromosome 2, CAAS_Psat_ZW6_1.0, whole genome shotgun sequence, the DNA window GAGTTGGATTAAGCTTccatatatattcataatctCTTGCTAATCACAACAGAATTGCACATTCACCAAGATTGGATCAAAAACCTCTCCAAttctcaaattcttcaagaacaatccaaaacttcaaattcatcaatcttcatcaattGTTGATGAATCTTGGAATttctttttgcattcatctccTCTCATCAATATCTCCAACTGTTTGTGAAGATTGGAAGGCAAGGAGTGTGGATTCGTGACTGTCCTAAAAGTGCATCATCCATGGTGAATCGTGAATTCAAGCATTAGGAGCGAAATCGAGTGAACCTAGGCTTTGCATCTCACTTCCACCAGCATATACTACTTCTGTTTCGTGGAATTGAAGCTCAAGAACAACAAGAACTCCACTGCAATCTCAAGGTACTCAAAATTCGAGTCTCACGATTTTGCCAATTGTCATATGCGTTGTGTAGGTCATTTGTCATAGGTTAACATGTAGCAattggtttgaaaaatgattgaGCGAGTTGAGAGAAATCGCGACTCGAAGCTTTGAGTGAGAAACTTTAAACGATCGATTCGGTTTACACGGTTAGATTTAGGTTGATTAAGTTATATATTCGTGATCTATGCATTCAGACCTTTCCAATGAGTATTAGTTTGTGCAATTTGGTGATGAAATGATTGAAACCGGTTTTGAGATGGAAGCTTGCGAACACGCGAGGAAGATGAAGCAGTGCTGGATGTAAAACGCGTTTGATCCTGTTTTTTTGGCTTGGCAATTCAAAATGTTGTTTCCCTCCAGAATTGTCCTATAGCCATGCGCCAACACATTAAAATGCCACTACTGTTATTCTAATTCATCttaatttaattataatatatTCAATAATTTCTAACAAATCATTAACACattaaataattcataaaaaatagtaaaaaatcataaaaatgtggaaattttttctatgactttgttgacttgtgtagaatttgtttgacctattggtcaaagttgtgcttggtaaaatTATTATTTGGCATAGGGTTCTTTCACATGTATGACATTTCGACACACTTtaccattttaattgtgaaatgcacatgcttgcaaataaattcttgaaaatttttgtggtggttcttgactcattgaggattatttatatgtaaatttcatgaatttttgatacctggttagagagcagcaaattctggaacttaggtgtgacaatttgtgtcacacctcttgatgtcaacttgttgaatttaattggatgacctatgcatgttggaattggatgaaattttgcatgatgacttgttgacatgttaggatgcttgatgaatttttgtaggatttttcactgtattttcaatttaatcttgatttttcatttctggttgttgaatTTGCAAGTCCATGcgacataggttggtagattgattgggaaatcctcatattgtattgtatggccatgaaatttgatatgcatgaactagacacgttgtgtgacctccctgttttggtctcatccatttctttttgttttcaatgagatatgaatttttgaattggatgtatgcattgatggtgtgaattgaagcatgaaattgtgtctgtttttgatgattttcattgacatggttccatttgcccaattgagctcaaatttgacatggtagaccttgatggacccctgtttaggtgtaattaatttgagaatttttggatgtgttttggcatggatttgaatgcaatacttctgtttgtatatttgaTGCTCCATTTGACTTAATGTGAATTGTTTTGGGCATAAtatgaacatgatggatgatataaacatgagaccaatgatgtttgctcttgtttgatgataatttgatgttggatggtggatgccttgctgttttaaaatttttcttgcttttggaccctaggcttggcctagtggtctagttactaatatttgcttgatttttcaggatcaaaagcatcatgtacatggagaatgatacaagttgattttaattgatgttgtggatgtttgtacactaacataacattgttttgtaggtgttggagcttgggcttaagccttgagcttgctttgtgttgtattgtttaaactgtttgtttgctgtatagtttgtctgattgagtactgactgagtttgattgtttccaggtactttagttgctcagttccttgtgaactattgctttgctttgctttgcataagcaatttgcattgaggtaacttcttaaacttcatgtagtctggagacccggctgttaccgggccgggcaaattgtctgaagtcctccttaagaggcaatgcttgtgtatgtttatttttaagccaagcaggaaaagtccttcaagtaaggcaattggtggaaggtagggacaagcaacctgtcccccactattcagttgagtcttctccttgctcccattacatggttgtagcattgagatcaaaagcccaagatctgttgtgtcagagtcatcgagtatagaagggttcccctattctggacccatgctcatttgtcagctctccctggttagggataagagctgtgaggtctgatcctcacttcatcctttcatctgcttcaccttagcctcgtaatggcaaggttaagagcaaacacagcctgtacagacgattgcttaggcagtcaaacctgattgattgagccccttgtttggctatagtgcgtgttatgtggatatctgattgacatgcttgtttgagatacctgttctcatttgatgatatatgattgtatgcttgtgtgctagcttctttcctggttaggttagtttgcttatgcaagtaggatagaaaaccgaacttagggttaacgatgcatgacaacattaggctcgagtctcagctccctagtgtcgtgtttttccctctgtttctggttaggagagagtttagtccctttcaggggaactacatcgccctgatcctcgttccagacgaggtatgtaggcaggtggtcgtgcgagaccactccgggcaacctttttcttttttgcgtgcgtttacttgttatctgactgtatgtttgggttcggatgccgacgtaagcccagtgattggctgtcgggctccaagtttgcccttttgagtgtgttttggttcggatgccgacataattccatccagtggttgtcgggctccatgtttgccactcttgcttgtttgtgttgttttgtgttgtttggcgtgcgtaagccgaactacagtggctctgattcttgttccagacaagatatgtaggcataaggtgcgataccttatcgagcccgtttctcctaaccccacctgcattccccgtgtgtgtgtgtgatgtttagcaaccttttctttatcctaggacgtggatcccgtcgagtacgacggacgtgaggggtgctaataccttcccctcgcgtaaccgactcccgaacccattctcttggtcgcgagaccatttcctttccaggtttctctgagcgtttcctttccctatcttgggataaataacgtttagtggcggctctgtgtgttttatttttaggctcgccggttgatttttcgcaggatgcgacagctggcgactccactggggaatgcgatgttgacctatgctggtccatggtccctaagcgagtccttcctagcgttttaggatagtttaggttgcttattgtgtgttatttattgcattgattattctaaccagtgtgtatatatttgcattaatgtctgcatgcatcatactatcatgtcgctatcctctgtacaggtggttcctctgttttggggtgggagttactcgaggtaaaaggcccaatacccaggctatgagtgaaatctaggaaacctaggaatagagtgattcatgggaagcgggtggtatggcgccacttagcggaacattgacatcacgagcagttcagaccctggtgggatattatcgttacatacttcgggtgtgtatatgatggtattctgcgaaaggttatttatgctgcgtttctttcgactttaccctggcctagatgacacccgtgagtggggagggaatgatcattttaacaggtacagatggtgactgttggtgattgatggtgactcagatggtgactttttgttccgtggatccgagtcatatttataagtcggatttatggccgtttattgccgagacgccggagtgctgtccgtgatttatcagtggggatccgtttatttcaggattccccgggccgagatatttatcagtggggatccgtttatttcaggattccccgggccgagatatttatcagtggggatccgtttatttcaggattccccgggccgattcagatggcggtgatgtgtctgctcagagaccagtgatgaggatgatgtatctgtcttccgtttatttcggaacccgtggaTCAGATTGGTggttccctcagatggttgtgatcagttcagagatcagaggcttctgtacagttgatgatcagatgacttggaggatggcccagtgcattgcatacatctgcatcattctcattttgcattcatctgcaccaaactcacgtctagtcatatggggagtactatggattgagattctggttgagagacatctggatgtcaaaatgttattggtgaaatattatctgtctcgatgaaatcagaatcaaaggacaaagcttcctcatatggatggacgttgcattcatgcatattaacctgtttgctgttttgcaggaatcatcgctcgcgctcgtagagtcatccctttgcactcgacccgtcctcacagatacttcaccaggcgcaatactcctagactcatggatcttcccaacacagatatcctcgagctgaaagataagatgactgagctgatcaacatcatgaaaggttttgcagttgatcagaaagctttggctgacaaagttgaaaagctcgagcgggcttcagctgttaacagtgttgttaatctggatggtgtctccaatcaggggctgggtggatccagagacggtgaaaaaagagaAACTGTGGGTATGGTGCACAATAATGCTGGCGGATTCGGTGGtactggtggtcaacctgggcccggTCAGGGGCAAAATCCGAAAGACGGTCTGTTGTCTCCATTCTTCGGGTTTGATGAagacagagaggaagaccgagaagctgatcaattctcaATGCACAACGAACCGTTGGGGCAGTATAATACTCAGCCACAAAGCAAAGAGATccagttgctggcagagaagattAAAGTGCTtgaaagccatgctactccggggtttgtcaacatgtcTAACATGGGGTtagtcgaggggattgtgatcccacagaaattcaaagcgccagcatttgacaaatacaatggaAGTTCCTGTCCTGAAACCCATTTGCAAGCATTCGTTCGCAAGATCTCTGCTTACACGACggatcagaagctatggatgtatttcttccaggacagtctgtccggaggatccctggagtggtacaccaagctgaaggCTGCTGATGTCAAGAGTTGGCAGGATCTaggagatgcattctttaaacagtatcagttcaacgctgatatggcaccaagtcgtacccagctgcagggtatgtctcagaaaagtaatgaggggtttaaagagtatgctcagaggtggagggagttggcggccagagttcaacctcctttggtggatcgggagatgtccgatttattcatgggtaccctgcaaggggtcTTTGCCgagagaatggtgggttgtcccatcaccaactttgctgatattgtggtggcaggagaaagaattgaaagttggctgaaaatggggaagatccagggtggtaGCGCTTTGTCATCGGGATCAAAGAAAccattcgggaacggtcagcgcaagaatgagggtgacTCGAGTGCTGTGTATGAGCAAAGAGGATATAGTGGGGGTCGTTATTATCAGCATGCTGCTGTGGTAAacatccctgctggtaatcagtcagccagacagcaacgtcagccaccgCAATCGAGAGTCGGGTACCAGGTGAAAGGGAAAGGAGTTGATCGTCACTTCGACAAGCCGCCCGTGTCATATGCCGTGCTGTTCAAAAAGTTGAgggatttggggttggtccagccgagggcgatggttccgataAGAACAGATCAGTGGCCTCCCGattacgatgagaatgccaagtgtgaatttcattctggtacgcaggggcataacattgagggctgtagagcattcaagaatgtcgtccaagatctggtggactccaaagctatcaattttgcgccatcaccg includes these proteins:
- the LOC127118754 gene encoding uncharacterized protein LOC127118754; translation: MDLPNTDILELKDKMTELINIMKGFAVDQKALADKVEKLERASAVNSVVNLDGVSNQGLGGSRDGEKRETVGMVHNNAGGFGGTGGQPGPGQGQNPKDGLLSPFFGFDEDREEDREADQFSMHNEPLGQYNTQPQSKEIQLLAEKIKVLESHATPGFVNMSNMGLVEGIVIPQKFKAPAFDKYNGSSCPETHLQAFVRKISAYTTDQKLWMYFFQDSLSGGSLEWYTKLKAADVKSWQDLGDAFFKQYQFNADMAPSRTQLQGMSQKSNEGFKEYAQRWRELAARVQPPLVDREMSDLFMGTLQGVFAERMVGCPITNFADIVVAGERIESWLKMGKIQGGSALSSGSKKPFGNGQRKNEGDSSAVYEQRGYSGGRYYQHAAVVNIPAGNQSARQQRQPPQSRVGYQVKGKGVDRHFDKPPVSYAVLFKKLRDLGLVQPRAMVPIRTDQWPPDYDENAKCEFHSGTQGHNIEGCRAFKNVVQDLVDSKAINFAPSPNVNANPMPVHGQATVSAIAEDSDYTRAVGGKTNSDCKLDGWVKPCAPGQQILNWRV